One stretch of Epinephelus lanceolatus isolate andai-2023 chromosome 15, ASM4190304v1, whole genome shotgun sequence DNA includes these proteins:
- the exd2 gene encoding exonuclease 3'-5' domain-containing protein 2 isoform X3 → MATYSGLCVLVRLLAFRSGQQPFPLSLMEVLRDPHVLKVGVGCYEDGKRLTRDYGLSLTCTVDLRYLALRQRQVTVNNGLSLKSLAEDLLNVSLDKSLELRCSDWEADQLTLQQMAYAARDAQVSIALFLHLLGLHPEASLESPSGSSYSELASRCQGLVDVPFRGRGDGEDRTPDGERRRRTRKTPTYESPESGDQQVPDPRKNNKRKPLGVGYSARKSPLYDNCFLHAPDGQPLCTCDKKKAKWYLDKGIGVLQSEEPFVVRLLFEPSGRPDSQQDYYLTAKENLCVVCGKADSYIRKNIVPHEYRRHFPTEMKDHNSHDILLLCTSCHAASNVHDSFLKQRLAEEFSAPQGCEEGVRLLEDLDRRRVRSAARALLTAREELPEQRREELQALIKSFLDMNEEQELTEEVVQQAGSLETRIFNEAYVPHGLKVVQASAEQGLRGLMDLERRWRQHFLTTMQPRHLPPLWSVDHNHSKFLRKYGEDLPIKLN, encoded by the exons ATGGCCACATATTCAGGTCTGTGTGTCCTGGTGAGGCTGCTGGCGTTTCGCAGCGGCCAGCAGCCGTTCCCTCTCAGCTTAATGGAAGTCCTCCGAGACCCACATGTTCTGAAAGTCGGCGTCGGCTGCTACGAAGACGGAAAGCGTCTGACGCGCGACTATGGTCTGTCTCTGACGTGTACAGTTGACCTGCGCTATCTTGCCTTAAGACAAAG GCAGGTTACAGTGAATAACGGCCTCAGTCTGAAGTCTCTGGCAGAAGATCTGTTGAATGTGTCTCTAGATAAATCCCTGGAGCTGCGCTGCAGTGACTGGGAGGCAGATCAACTGACGCTGCAGCAG ATGGCTTACGCTGCCAGAGATGCCCAAGTCTCCATCGCTCTCTTCCTTCATCTCCTCGGCCTCCACCCTGAAGCCAGTCTCGAATCTCCCAGTGGGAGCTCCTACTCTGAGTTGGCCTCCCGCTGCCAGGGTCTGGTGGACGTGCCCTTCAGGGGCCGAGGAGACGGAGAAGACAGAACTCCTGACGGAGAGAGGAGGCGGAGGACACGGAAAACGCCCACTTATGAAAGCCCGGAGTCTGGAGATCAGCAAGTCCCAGACCCTCGAAAGAACAACAAGAGGAAACCGCTGGGTGTGGGTTACTCTGCCAG GAAGTCTCCTCTCTATGATAACTGCTTCCTCCATGCTCCAGATGGCCAGCCTCTGTGTACCTGCGACAAGAAGAAAGCCAAATGGTACCTAGATAAAGGAATAGGAG TGCTCCAGAGTGAAGAGCCTTTTGTAGTGAGGCTGCTGTTTGAGCCGTCAGGACGTCCCGACTCCCAACAGGACTATTATCTCACTGCAAAGGAGAATCTCTGCGTCGTCTGCGGGAAAGCTGATTCCTACATCAG GAAGAACATCGTGCCACATGAGTACAGACGGCATTTCCCCACTGAGATGAAGGACCACAACTCCCACGACATCCTGCTTCTCTGCACCAGCTGCCACGCCGCCTCAAACGTGCACGACAGCTTCCTGAAGCAGCGTCTGGCTGAAGAGTTCTCTGCCCCTCAGGGCTGCGAGGAGGGAGTTCGCCTGCTGGAGGACTTGGACCGACGGCGAGTACGTTCGGCGGCTCGGGCTCTGCTCACCGCCAGGGAGGAACTGCCGGAGCAGCGGCGAGAGGAGCTGCAGGCTTTGATCAAGAGCTTCCTCGACATGAACGAGGAGCAGGAGCTGACGGAGGAGGTGGTGCAGCAGGCCGGCAGTTTGGAGACGAG GATCTTCAACGAGGCATACGTGCCTCACGGTCTGAAGGTGGTGCAAGCCAGCGCCGAGCAGGGCCTGCGGGGCCTGATGGACCTGGAGCGCCGCTGGAGGCAGCACTTCCTCACCACCATGCAGCCTCGccacctccctcctctctggtCCGTCGACCACAACCACAGCAAGTTCCTCCGCAAATACGGAGAGGACCTGCCCATCAAACTCAACTGA
- the exd2 gene encoding exonuclease 3'-5' domain-containing protein 2 isoform X2, producing MSHRGPLTAVITTVLGATLGGLLIWRVYRTKRKRLPSIQKVADPVEAPCPVNKDFTAVECQYTKPPNVQEKEFKAVECQTTQQPPPVQIPSYEQLLGVKPVMVSSEEEWQQLWPLMEKELSVFPVLGLDCEWVSVKGRTSAVSLLQMATYSGLCVLVRLLAFRSGQQPFPLSLMEVLRDPHVLKVGVGCYEDGKRLTRDYGLSLTCTVDLRYLALRQRQVTVNNGLSLKSLAEDLLNVSLDKSLELRCSDWEADQLTLQQMAYAARDAQVSIALFLHLLGLHPEASLESPSGSSYSELASRCQGLVDVPFRGRGDGEDRTPDGERRRRTRKTPTYESPESGDQQVPDPRKNNKRKPLGVGYSARKSPLYDNCFLHAPDGQPLCTCDKKKAKWYLDKGIGVLQSEEPFVVRLLFEPSGRPDSQQDYYLTAKENLCVVCGKADSYIRKNIVPHEYRRHFPTEMKDHNSHDILLLCTSCHAASNVHDSFLKQRLAEEFSAPQGCEEGVRLLEDLDRRRVRSAARALLTAREELPEQRREELQALIKSFLDMNEEQELTEEVVQQAGSLETRIFNEAYVPHGLKVVQASAEQGLRGLMDLERRWRQHFLTTMQPRHLPPLWSVDHNHSKFLRKYGEDLPIKLN from the exons ATGTCTCATCGAGGACCTTTAACCGCTGTCATAACAACAGTACTCGGGGCGACCTTAGGAGGGCTGCTCATATGGCGAGTTTACCGAACAAAGAGGAAGAGGCTGCCTTCCATCCAGAAGGTGGCTGATCCTGTGGAGGCTCCATGTCCTGTGAACAAGGATTTTACAGCTGTCGAGTGCCAATACACCAAACCGCCAAATGTGCAGGAGAAGGAGTTTAAGGCAGTGGAGTGTCAGACCACACAGCAGCCCCCGCCTGTACAGATCCCGTCTTATGAACAGCTGCTGGGAGTGAAACCAGTGATGGTGAGCTCTGAGGAGGAGTGGCAGCAGCTGTGGCCCCTGATGGAAAAGGAGCTGTCAGTCTTCCCTGTGCTGGGGCTCGACTGTGAATGG GTGTCTGTGAAGGGCCGAACCTCTGCGGTGTCCCTGCTGCAGATGGCCACATATTCAGGTCTGTGTGTCCTGGTGAGGCTGCTGGCGTTTCGCAGCGGCCAGCAGCCGTTCCCTCTCAGCTTAATGGAAGTCCTCCGAGACCCACATGTTCTGAAAGTCGGCGTCGGCTGCTACGAAGACGGAAAGCGTCTGACGCGCGACTATGGTCTGTCTCTGACGTGTACAGTTGACCTGCGCTATCTTGCCTTAAGACAAAG GCAGGTTACAGTGAATAACGGCCTCAGTCTGAAGTCTCTGGCAGAAGATCTGTTGAATGTGTCTCTAGATAAATCCCTGGAGCTGCGCTGCAGTGACTGGGAGGCAGATCAACTGACGCTGCAGCAG ATGGCTTACGCTGCCAGAGATGCCCAAGTCTCCATCGCTCTCTTCCTTCATCTCCTCGGCCTCCACCCTGAAGCCAGTCTCGAATCTCCCAGTGGGAGCTCCTACTCTGAGTTGGCCTCCCGCTGCCAGGGTCTGGTGGACGTGCCCTTCAGGGGCCGAGGAGACGGAGAAGACAGAACTCCTGACGGAGAGAGGAGGCGGAGGACACGGAAAACGCCCACTTATGAAAGCCCGGAGTCTGGAGATCAGCAAGTCCCAGACCCTCGAAAGAACAACAAGAGGAAACCGCTGGGTGTGGGTTACTCTGCCAG GAAGTCTCCTCTCTATGATAACTGCTTCCTCCATGCTCCAGATGGCCAGCCTCTGTGTACCTGCGACAAGAAGAAAGCCAAATGGTACCTAGATAAAGGAATAGGAG TGCTCCAGAGTGAAGAGCCTTTTGTAGTGAGGCTGCTGTTTGAGCCGTCAGGACGTCCCGACTCCCAACAGGACTATTATCTCACTGCAAAGGAGAATCTCTGCGTCGTCTGCGGGAAAGCTGATTCCTACATCAG GAAGAACATCGTGCCACATGAGTACAGACGGCATTTCCCCACTGAGATGAAGGACCACAACTCCCACGACATCCTGCTTCTCTGCACCAGCTGCCACGCCGCCTCAAACGTGCACGACAGCTTCCTGAAGCAGCGTCTGGCTGAAGAGTTCTCTGCCCCTCAGGGCTGCGAGGAGGGAGTTCGCCTGCTGGAGGACTTGGACCGACGGCGAGTACGTTCGGCGGCTCGGGCTCTGCTCACCGCCAGGGAGGAACTGCCGGAGCAGCGGCGAGAGGAGCTGCAGGCTTTGATCAAGAGCTTCCTCGACATGAACGAGGAGCAGGAGCTGACGGAGGAGGTGGTGCAGCAGGCCGGCAGTTTGGAGACGAG GATCTTCAACGAGGCATACGTGCCTCACGGTCTGAAGGTGGTGCAAGCCAGCGCCGAGCAGGGCCTGCGGGGCCTGATGGACCTGGAGCGCCGCTGGAGGCAGCACTTCCTCACCACCATGCAGCCTCGccacctccctcctctctggtCCGTCGACCACAACCACAGCAAGTTCCTCCGCAAATACGGAGAGGACCTGCCCATCAAACTCAACTGA
- the exd2 gene encoding exonuclease 3'-5' domain-containing protein 2 isoform X1, which yields MSHRGPLTAVITTVLGATLGGLLIWRVYRTKRKRLPSIQKVADPVEAPCPVNKDFTAVECQYTKPPNVQEKEFKAVECQTTQQPPPVQIPSYEQLLGVKPVMVSSEEEWQQLWPLMEKELSVFPVLGLDCEWVKIKGVSVKGRTSAVSLLQMATYSGLCVLVRLLAFRSGQQPFPLSLMEVLRDPHVLKVGVGCYEDGKRLTRDYGLSLTCTVDLRYLALRQRQVTVNNGLSLKSLAEDLLNVSLDKSLELRCSDWEADQLTLQQMAYAARDAQVSIALFLHLLGLHPEASLESPSGSSYSELASRCQGLVDVPFRGRGDGEDRTPDGERRRRTRKTPTYESPESGDQQVPDPRKNNKRKPLGVGYSARKSPLYDNCFLHAPDGQPLCTCDKKKAKWYLDKGIGVLQSEEPFVVRLLFEPSGRPDSQQDYYLTAKENLCVVCGKADSYIRKNIVPHEYRRHFPTEMKDHNSHDILLLCTSCHAASNVHDSFLKQRLAEEFSAPQGCEEGVRLLEDLDRRRVRSAARALLTAREELPEQRREELQALIKSFLDMNEEQELTEEVVQQAGSLETRIFNEAYVPHGLKVVQASAEQGLRGLMDLERRWRQHFLTTMQPRHLPPLWSVDHNHSKFLRKYGEDLPIKLN from the exons ATGTCTCATCGAGGACCTTTAACCGCTGTCATAACAACAGTACTCGGGGCGACCTTAGGAGGGCTGCTCATATGGCGAGTTTACCGAACAAAGAGGAAGAGGCTGCCTTCCATCCAGAAGGTGGCTGATCCTGTGGAGGCTCCATGTCCTGTGAACAAGGATTTTACAGCTGTCGAGTGCCAATACACCAAACCGCCAAATGTGCAGGAGAAGGAGTTTAAGGCAGTGGAGTGTCAGACCACACAGCAGCCCCCGCCTGTACAGATCCCGTCTTATGAACAGCTGCTGGGAGTGAAACCAGTGATGGTGAGCTCTGAGGAGGAGTGGCAGCAGCTGTGGCCCCTGATGGAAAAGGAGCTGTCAGTCTTCCCTGTGCTGGGGCTCGACTGTGAATGGGTAAAGATAAAAGGC GTGTCTGTGAAGGGCCGAACCTCTGCGGTGTCCCTGCTGCAGATGGCCACATATTCAGGTCTGTGTGTCCTGGTGAGGCTGCTGGCGTTTCGCAGCGGCCAGCAGCCGTTCCCTCTCAGCTTAATGGAAGTCCTCCGAGACCCACATGTTCTGAAAGTCGGCGTCGGCTGCTACGAAGACGGAAAGCGTCTGACGCGCGACTATGGTCTGTCTCTGACGTGTACAGTTGACCTGCGCTATCTTGCCTTAAGACAAAG GCAGGTTACAGTGAATAACGGCCTCAGTCTGAAGTCTCTGGCAGAAGATCTGTTGAATGTGTCTCTAGATAAATCCCTGGAGCTGCGCTGCAGTGACTGGGAGGCAGATCAACTGACGCTGCAGCAG ATGGCTTACGCTGCCAGAGATGCCCAAGTCTCCATCGCTCTCTTCCTTCATCTCCTCGGCCTCCACCCTGAAGCCAGTCTCGAATCTCCCAGTGGGAGCTCCTACTCTGAGTTGGCCTCCCGCTGCCAGGGTCTGGTGGACGTGCCCTTCAGGGGCCGAGGAGACGGAGAAGACAGAACTCCTGACGGAGAGAGGAGGCGGAGGACACGGAAAACGCCCACTTATGAAAGCCCGGAGTCTGGAGATCAGCAAGTCCCAGACCCTCGAAAGAACAACAAGAGGAAACCGCTGGGTGTGGGTTACTCTGCCAG GAAGTCTCCTCTCTATGATAACTGCTTCCTCCATGCTCCAGATGGCCAGCCTCTGTGTACCTGCGACAAGAAGAAAGCCAAATGGTACCTAGATAAAGGAATAGGAG TGCTCCAGAGTGAAGAGCCTTTTGTAGTGAGGCTGCTGTTTGAGCCGTCAGGACGTCCCGACTCCCAACAGGACTATTATCTCACTGCAAAGGAGAATCTCTGCGTCGTCTGCGGGAAAGCTGATTCCTACATCAG GAAGAACATCGTGCCACATGAGTACAGACGGCATTTCCCCACTGAGATGAAGGACCACAACTCCCACGACATCCTGCTTCTCTGCACCAGCTGCCACGCCGCCTCAAACGTGCACGACAGCTTCCTGAAGCAGCGTCTGGCTGAAGAGTTCTCTGCCCCTCAGGGCTGCGAGGAGGGAGTTCGCCTGCTGGAGGACTTGGACCGACGGCGAGTACGTTCGGCGGCTCGGGCTCTGCTCACCGCCAGGGAGGAACTGCCGGAGCAGCGGCGAGAGGAGCTGCAGGCTTTGATCAAGAGCTTCCTCGACATGAACGAGGAGCAGGAGCTGACGGAGGAGGTGGTGCAGCAGGCCGGCAGTTTGGAGACGAG GATCTTCAACGAGGCATACGTGCCTCACGGTCTGAAGGTGGTGCAAGCCAGCGCCGAGCAGGGCCTGCGGGGCCTGATGGACCTGGAGCGCCGCTGGAGGCAGCACTTCCTCACCACCATGCAGCCTCGccacctccctcctctctggtCCGTCGACCACAACCACAGCAAGTTCCTCCGCAAATACGGAGAGGACCTGCCCATCAAACTCAACTGA